From the Anopheles coustani chromosome X, idAnoCousDA_361_x.2, whole genome shotgun sequence genome, one window contains:
- the LOC131269033 gene encoding inositol polyphosphate 4-phosphatase type II isoform X2 → MRFNKQELITLATQPSNKFEKEGPLYVTEKQEGFFRKTEVSLERWCRLRGNLLFYFKTSDPFSEPQGCIVLEKYKCIKHGDEQQEYDGYVFYLEFDDGLRQRFAANSQQERLEWMQAIGLAGYDIKRAQLKYLREQIDRKRGTVHDVDIDMLRLQTGKEIDLNEIPICESVISCDNLLCDGNGKHPNPSVVVQVTSNNRASGWIKYGRTEVIERCSNPQFICTIAFRACDGLHASSQIRFTAYDVREKVTQTAVPIGWAEIALGVIADTSRLRIPLRTQVCGENAGFLTIATCTPDMERRNNPRSPIKTGGLSGGGAAMGAVGAGSEQQQAQHGTGLGHRRSQSLPPKLGIKLFIPPPSKISLVFTNPSIHTYRLHSGLGGDISVLEVMLESQLCYVIPQQLLSIWIAREKELLQEISGMGELGGEWRQRQMELLDKHLKLLKDYSQAKQYLHQQQQRGKAFKPSCRKSDETIEFAPVNLHLQRMWAHNDTLKRAGILDVVTVGAFTRHSGKAKTGGLIKLLQQIKDSPARGDAQHKVAAANDAVQAIKQLRKEIVEIMSQLLFLAKSKNPKGMLPLCNEMMTKTRTLLGIWEPSLVEEAFAFIERHRIIEDTAADGAGGECTGGARGAPGAPLGGLSPMSPFKKITQQLGALDLKSPELEDFSTPMGPAPDLWPQVRTSKSGTLGGGGGGAGGSNMLRTKSPSSLDISTIATIQSTFNQLHLQEKSDAYLLDDATGYAMSYSLPATSYLPTEQPSTSKGSGRGAGGEALSFSETHFDVNGDVTRTMASVAPPPPSVVGEKSAVAKGSGPSSSSSGPLTANQLLENKNELLSHVYDEQGYLIENTAIVLGHNGAFLDTQVMSSSPSANYYRPTEEPEPLDLTQLNIEASVMCLVSKVKFLCGRCGSPAVRLRQPKSSSGTMGLRSSQRSAAAGAFELQQPDVVTSQPLSLPYAAGSSLAQVEDQTAVAVTHDEPVAPAEPSLPPTATVKSQQQQGLLCSSKELNLALTQAVGEVTRKVKKGNKFTDGLDLSATTDWALELRPSMKKLRQAMDGLLKTARLMHSVQRLQQDMRKTSATLAIMYRRDVCFSQALTALVSALMAKLWGQNVTENFISLLVHLGPLACFEGLLSLYGNETDMWGDMSVAVEDLATVGFTLVRSNLHRDTKAVPVPRVTGSRQALRVLLPVPESVFCHLPTKEAVSFRVTPVFLNVGINEKATVAETLGYTREQQRSNWDNYDRLKQYHSRYRKVPFNFVNPLCSASQDTPTKVGAYTAQQKELLVPEQTVAKFLADLETELRSSTTKNYRVLQLGEDITRALQGLRFTSCKSAKDRTSMAVTLEQCRVLQQEFHLSAANLQNVLDTMRSEGTRSDNTLKNVGLRKYAFNLPQVLSLPSVYRPPAGAYGKAQS, encoded by the exons AGTACAAATGCATCAAGCACGGTGACGAGCAGCAGGAGTACGACGGCTACGTGTTCTATCTTG AGTTTGATGACGGCTTGAGGCAGCGGTTTGCGGCAAACTCGCAACAGGAACGACTCGAGTGGATGCAGGCTATCGGGCTGGCGGGGTACGACATCAAGCGGGCTCAGCTCAAGTACCTGCGCGAGCAAATCGACCGCAAGCGGGGTACAGTGCACGATGTGGACATCGATATGCTACGGCTCCAGACGGGCAAAGAAATAG ACTTAAACGAAATACCGATCTGCGAGTCGGTGATTTCGTGCGACAACCTGCTGTGCGATGGCAATGGGAAGCACCCGAACCcatcggtggtggtgcaggTGACGTCGAACAATCGTGCGTCCGGCTGGATCAAGTACGGCCGCACCGAGGTAATCGAGCGCTGCTCAAACCCGCAGTTCATTTGCACGATCGCGTTCCGCGCGTGCGATGGACTGCACGCGTCGTCGCAGATACGCTTCACGGCGTACGATGTGCGGGAGAAGGTCACCCAGACGGCCGTCCCGATTGGATGGGCCGAGATAGCGCTCGGCGTGATCGCGGACACGTCTCGCCTGCGTATTCCCCTGCGGACGCAGGTGTGCGGCGAGAACGCGGGCTTCCTTACGATTGCCACCTGCACGCCGGACATGGAGCGGCGGAACAATCCCCGGTCGCCGATAAAGACAGGTGGTCTCAGCGGTGGAGGGGCAGCCATGGGTGCGGTCGGCGCTGGTTCGGAACAACAGCAAGCGCAGCACGGGACGGGCCTGGGCCACCGGCGGTCTCAATCGTTGCCCCCAAAGCTCGGCATTAAGCTGTTCATTCCTCCTCCATCGAAGATATCGCTCGTCTTTACCAACCCGAGT ATTCACACCTACCGGCTGCACTCCGGTCTCGGTGGCGACATAAGCGTGCTGGAGGTGATGCTTGAGAGCCAGCTGTGCTACGTCATCCCGCAGCAGCTGCTGTCGATTTGGATCGCGCGTGAAAAAGAGCTGCTGCAGGAGATTTCGGGCATGGGCGAGCTCGGGGGCGAGTGGCGTCAGCGGCAGATGGAGCTGCTCGACAAGCACCTGAAGCTGCTGAAGGACTACTCGCAGGCGAAGCAGTAcctccaccagcagcagcagcgcggCAAAGCGTTCAAGCCGAGCTGCCGGAAGTCGGACGAGACGATCGAGTTCGCGCCGGTCAACCTGCACCTGCAGCGCATGTGGGCGCACAACGATACGCTGAAGCGGGCGGGCATCCTCGACGTCGTGACGGTCGGGGCGTTCACGCGCCACTCGGGTAAGGCGAAGACGGGCGGGCTGATCAAGCTGCTGCAGCAAATCAAGGACTCGCCGGCGCGCGGTGATGCCCAGCACAAGGTGGCGGCGGCCAACGACGCGGTGCAGGCGATCAAGCAGTTGCGCAAGGAGATCGTCGAGATCATGTCGCAGCTGCTGTTTCTGGCCAAGTCCAAGAACCCCAAGGGTATGCTGCCGCTGTGCAACGAAATGATGACCAAGACGCGCACGCTGCTCGGCATCTGGGAGCCGAGCCTGGTGGAGGAGGCGTTCGCGTTCATCGAGCGCCACCGCATCATCGAGGACACGGCGGCAGATGGCGCGGGGGGAGAGTGCACTGGGGGAGCGCGGGGAGCACCGGGCGCTCCGTTGGGTGGCCTATCGCCGATGTCGCCGTTCAAGAAAATTACCCAGCAGCTCGGTGCACTCGATCTGAAGTCGCCCGAGCTGGAGGACTTCTCGACCCCCATGGGCCCCGCCCCGGACCTCTGGCCGCAGGTACGCACGAGCAAGTCGGGCACGCTCGGCgggggaggtggtggtgccggCGGCAGCAACATGCTACGCACAAAGTCACCCTCCTCGCTGGACATCAGCACCATCGCCACCATCCAGAGCACGTTCAATCAGCTGCACCTGCAGGAAAAGTCGGACGCGTATCTGCTCGACGATGCGACGGGCTACGCGATGTCCTACTCGCTTCCCGCTACGAGCTACCTACCCACGGAGCAGCCATCGACGTCGAAGGGAAGTGGTAGAGGAGCCGGTGGAGAAGCGCTCTCCTTCAGCGAGACGCACTTCGATGTGAATGGTGACGTAACTCGGACGATGGCTTCAGTTGCACCACCTCCGCCGTCGGTGGTGGGCGAGAAAAGCGCCGTAGCAAAGGGCAGCGGTCcgagcagtagcagcagtggTCCGTTGACGGCGAATCAACTGTTGGAGAACAAGAACGAGCTGCTGTCGCACGTGTACGACGAGCAGGGCTACCTGATCGAGAACACGGCCATCGTGCTCGGGCACAACGGGGCGTTTCTGGACACGCAGGTGATGAGCTCGAGCCCGTCGGCGAACTACTACCGGCCGACGGAGGAACCGGAACCGCTCGACCTGACGCAGCTGAACATCGAGGCGAGCGTCATGTGTCTCGTGTCGAAGGTGAAATTTCTTTGCGGCCGCTGCGGCAGCCCCGCGGTTCGCCTCCGCCAACCGAAATCGTCGTCCGGCACGATGGGTTTGCGGTCGTCGCAGCGTTCCGCGGCAGCCGGTGCCTTCGAGCTGCAGCAACCGGACGTGGTTACCAGTCAACCGCTGTCGCTTCCATACGCTGCTGGTAGCTCACTTGCACAAGTAGAGGATCAGACCGCCGTTGCTGTCACCCACGACGAACCGGTTGCACCGGCGGAGCCCTCATTGCCACCGACGGCCACCGTTAaatcgcagcagcagcaggggtTGTTGTGCAGCAGCAAGGAGCTCAACCTAGCGCTAACGCAAGCCGTCGGTGAGGTGACGCGCAAGGTGAAGAAGGGCAACAAGTTCACCGATGGGCTGGACCTGTCCGCGACTACCGACTGGGCGCTGGAGCTGCGCCCGTCGATGAAGAAGCTGCGTCAGGCGATGGACGGCCTGCTGAAGACGGCCCGGCTGATGCACTCGGTGCAGCGGCTGCAGCAGGACATGCGCAAGACGAGCGCCACGCTGGCCATCATGTACCGGCGGGACGTATGCTTTTCGCAGGCGTTGACGGCGCTCGTGTCGGCCCTCATGGCAAAGCTGTGGGGCCAGAACGTGACGGAGAACTTCATCAGCTTGCTGGTGCACCTCGGACCGCTCGCCTGCTTCGAGGGCCTGCTGTCGCTGTACGGCAACGAGACGGACATGTGGGGCGACATGAGCGTCGCCGTCGAGGATCTGGCGACGGTCGGGTTTACGCTCGTGCGCAGCAACCTCCACCGGGACACGAAGGCGGTACCGGTGCCTCGCGTCACCGGTTCCCGCCAGGCGCTCCGCGTCCTCCTGCCCGTCCCGGAGTCCGTCTTCTGCCATCTGCCGACGAAGGAAGCGGTCAGCTTCCGCGTCACACCCGTCTTTCTCAACGTCGGCATCAACGAGAAGGCGACGGTGGCGGAGACGCTCGGCTACACGCGCGAGCAGCAGCGCTCCAACTGGGACAACTACGACCGGCTGAAGCAGTACCACAGCCGCTACCGCAAGGTGCCGTTCAACTTCGTCAATCCGCTCTGCTCCGCCAGCCAGGACACGCCGACCAAGGTGGGCGCCTACACGGCCCAGCAGAAGGAGCTGCTCGTGCCGGAGCAGACGGTCGCCAAGTTCCTGGCCGACCTCGAGACGGAGCTGCGCTCGAGCACCACCAAGAACTACCGCGTGCTGCAGTTGGGCGAGGACATCACGCGGGCCCTCCAGGGGCTCCGGTTTACCTCGTGCAAGAGCGCCAAGGATCGTACGTCGATGGCGGTCACGCTCGAGCAGTGCCGCGTGCTGCAGCAGGAGTTCCACCTGTCCGCTGCCAACCTACAGAACGTGCTCGATACGATGCGAAG CGAAGGGACCCGCTCGGACAACACGCTGAAGAACGTCGGGCTGCGGAAGTACGCGTTCAATCTGCCCCAAGTCCTGTCGCTGCCCTCCGTCTACCGCCCACCGGCCGGAGCCTACGGGAAGGCACAATCCTAG
- the LOC131269033 gene encoding inositol polyphosphate 4-phosphatase type II isoform X1, whose product MRFNKQELITLATQPSNKFEKEGPLYVTEKQEGFFRKTEDETQPSTGEPAFRKGLLKRQKSLSCIGGASAKVSLERWCRLRGNLLFYFKTSDPFSEPQGCIVLEKYKCIKHGDEQQEYDGYVFYLEFDDGLRQRFAANSQQERLEWMQAIGLAGYDIKRAQLKYLREQIDRKRGTVHDVDIDMLRLQTGKEIDLNEIPICESVISCDNLLCDGNGKHPNPSVVVQVTSNNRASGWIKYGRTEVIERCSNPQFICTIAFRACDGLHASSQIRFTAYDVREKVTQTAVPIGWAEIALGVIADTSRLRIPLRTQVCGENAGFLTIATCTPDMERRNNPRSPIKTGGLSGGGAAMGAVGAGSEQQQAQHGTGLGHRRSQSLPPKLGIKLFIPPPSKISLVFTNPSIHTYRLHSGLGGDISVLEVMLESQLCYVIPQQLLSIWIAREKELLQEISGMGELGGEWRQRQMELLDKHLKLLKDYSQAKQYLHQQQQRGKAFKPSCRKSDETIEFAPVNLHLQRMWAHNDTLKRAGILDVVTVGAFTRHSGKAKTGGLIKLLQQIKDSPARGDAQHKVAAANDAVQAIKQLRKEIVEIMSQLLFLAKSKNPKGMLPLCNEMMTKTRTLLGIWEPSLVEEAFAFIERHRIIEDTAADGAGGECTGGARGAPGAPLGGLSPMSPFKKITQQLGALDLKSPELEDFSTPMGPAPDLWPQVRTSKSGTLGGGGGGAGGSNMLRTKSPSSLDISTIATIQSTFNQLHLQEKSDAYLLDDATGYAMSYSLPATSYLPTEQPSTSKGSGRGAGGEALSFSETHFDVNGDVTRTMASVAPPPPSVVGEKSAVAKGSGPSSSSSGPLTANQLLENKNELLSHVYDEQGYLIENTAIVLGHNGAFLDTQVMSSSPSANYYRPTEEPEPLDLTQLNIEASVMCLVSKVKFLCGRCGSPAVRLRQPKSSSGTMGLRSSQRSAAAGAFELQQPDVVTSQPLSLPYAAGSSLAQVEDQTAVAVTHDEPVAPAEPSLPPTATVKSQQQQGLLCSSKELNLALTQAVGEVTRKVKKGNKFTDGLDLSATTDWALELRPSMKKLRQAMDGLLKTARLMHSVQRLQQDMRKTSATLAIMYRRDVCFSQALTALVSALMAKLWGQNVTENFISLLVHLGPLACFEGLLSLYGNETDMWGDMSVAVEDLATVGFTLVRSNLHRDTKAVPVPRVTGSRQALRVLLPVPESVFCHLPTKEAVSFRVTPVFLNVGINEKATVAETLGYTREQQRSNWDNYDRLKQYHSRYRKVPFNFVNPLCSASQDTPTKVGAYTAQQKELLVPEQTVAKFLADLETELRSSTTKNYRVLQLGEDITRALQGLRFTSCKSAKDRTSMAVTLEQCRVLQQEFHLSAANLQNVLDTMRSEGTRSDNTLKNVGLRKYAFNLPQVLSLPSVYRPPAGAYGKAQS is encoded by the exons AGTACAAATGCATCAAGCACGGTGACGAGCAGCAGGAGTACGACGGCTACGTGTTCTATCTTG AGTTTGATGACGGCTTGAGGCAGCGGTTTGCGGCAAACTCGCAACAGGAACGACTCGAGTGGATGCAGGCTATCGGGCTGGCGGGGTACGACATCAAGCGGGCTCAGCTCAAGTACCTGCGCGAGCAAATCGACCGCAAGCGGGGTACAGTGCACGATGTGGACATCGATATGCTACGGCTCCAGACGGGCAAAGAAATAG ACTTAAACGAAATACCGATCTGCGAGTCGGTGATTTCGTGCGACAACCTGCTGTGCGATGGCAATGGGAAGCACCCGAACCcatcggtggtggtgcaggTGACGTCGAACAATCGTGCGTCCGGCTGGATCAAGTACGGCCGCACCGAGGTAATCGAGCGCTGCTCAAACCCGCAGTTCATTTGCACGATCGCGTTCCGCGCGTGCGATGGACTGCACGCGTCGTCGCAGATACGCTTCACGGCGTACGATGTGCGGGAGAAGGTCACCCAGACGGCCGTCCCGATTGGATGGGCCGAGATAGCGCTCGGCGTGATCGCGGACACGTCTCGCCTGCGTATTCCCCTGCGGACGCAGGTGTGCGGCGAGAACGCGGGCTTCCTTACGATTGCCACCTGCACGCCGGACATGGAGCGGCGGAACAATCCCCGGTCGCCGATAAAGACAGGTGGTCTCAGCGGTGGAGGGGCAGCCATGGGTGCGGTCGGCGCTGGTTCGGAACAACAGCAAGCGCAGCACGGGACGGGCCTGGGCCACCGGCGGTCTCAATCGTTGCCCCCAAAGCTCGGCATTAAGCTGTTCATTCCTCCTCCATCGAAGATATCGCTCGTCTTTACCAACCCGAGT ATTCACACCTACCGGCTGCACTCCGGTCTCGGTGGCGACATAAGCGTGCTGGAGGTGATGCTTGAGAGCCAGCTGTGCTACGTCATCCCGCAGCAGCTGCTGTCGATTTGGATCGCGCGTGAAAAAGAGCTGCTGCAGGAGATTTCGGGCATGGGCGAGCTCGGGGGCGAGTGGCGTCAGCGGCAGATGGAGCTGCTCGACAAGCACCTGAAGCTGCTGAAGGACTACTCGCAGGCGAAGCAGTAcctccaccagcagcagcagcgcggCAAAGCGTTCAAGCCGAGCTGCCGGAAGTCGGACGAGACGATCGAGTTCGCGCCGGTCAACCTGCACCTGCAGCGCATGTGGGCGCACAACGATACGCTGAAGCGGGCGGGCATCCTCGACGTCGTGACGGTCGGGGCGTTCACGCGCCACTCGGGTAAGGCGAAGACGGGCGGGCTGATCAAGCTGCTGCAGCAAATCAAGGACTCGCCGGCGCGCGGTGATGCCCAGCACAAGGTGGCGGCGGCCAACGACGCGGTGCAGGCGATCAAGCAGTTGCGCAAGGAGATCGTCGAGATCATGTCGCAGCTGCTGTTTCTGGCCAAGTCCAAGAACCCCAAGGGTATGCTGCCGCTGTGCAACGAAATGATGACCAAGACGCGCACGCTGCTCGGCATCTGGGAGCCGAGCCTGGTGGAGGAGGCGTTCGCGTTCATCGAGCGCCACCGCATCATCGAGGACACGGCGGCAGATGGCGCGGGGGGAGAGTGCACTGGGGGAGCGCGGGGAGCACCGGGCGCTCCGTTGGGTGGCCTATCGCCGATGTCGCCGTTCAAGAAAATTACCCAGCAGCTCGGTGCACTCGATCTGAAGTCGCCCGAGCTGGAGGACTTCTCGACCCCCATGGGCCCCGCCCCGGACCTCTGGCCGCAGGTACGCACGAGCAAGTCGGGCACGCTCGGCgggggaggtggtggtgccggCGGCAGCAACATGCTACGCACAAAGTCACCCTCCTCGCTGGACATCAGCACCATCGCCACCATCCAGAGCACGTTCAATCAGCTGCACCTGCAGGAAAAGTCGGACGCGTATCTGCTCGACGATGCGACGGGCTACGCGATGTCCTACTCGCTTCCCGCTACGAGCTACCTACCCACGGAGCAGCCATCGACGTCGAAGGGAAGTGGTAGAGGAGCCGGTGGAGAAGCGCTCTCCTTCAGCGAGACGCACTTCGATGTGAATGGTGACGTAACTCGGACGATGGCTTCAGTTGCACCACCTCCGCCGTCGGTGGTGGGCGAGAAAAGCGCCGTAGCAAAGGGCAGCGGTCcgagcagtagcagcagtggTCCGTTGACGGCGAATCAACTGTTGGAGAACAAGAACGAGCTGCTGTCGCACGTGTACGACGAGCAGGGCTACCTGATCGAGAACACGGCCATCGTGCTCGGGCACAACGGGGCGTTTCTGGACACGCAGGTGATGAGCTCGAGCCCGTCGGCGAACTACTACCGGCCGACGGAGGAACCGGAACCGCTCGACCTGACGCAGCTGAACATCGAGGCGAGCGTCATGTGTCTCGTGTCGAAGGTGAAATTTCTTTGCGGCCGCTGCGGCAGCCCCGCGGTTCGCCTCCGCCAACCGAAATCGTCGTCCGGCACGATGGGTTTGCGGTCGTCGCAGCGTTCCGCGGCAGCCGGTGCCTTCGAGCTGCAGCAACCGGACGTGGTTACCAGTCAACCGCTGTCGCTTCCATACGCTGCTGGTAGCTCACTTGCACAAGTAGAGGATCAGACCGCCGTTGCTGTCACCCACGACGAACCGGTTGCACCGGCGGAGCCCTCATTGCCACCGACGGCCACCGTTAaatcgcagcagcagcaggggtTGTTGTGCAGCAGCAAGGAGCTCAACCTAGCGCTAACGCAAGCCGTCGGTGAGGTGACGCGCAAGGTGAAGAAGGGCAACAAGTTCACCGATGGGCTGGACCTGTCCGCGACTACCGACTGGGCGCTGGAGCTGCGCCCGTCGATGAAGAAGCTGCGTCAGGCGATGGACGGCCTGCTGAAGACGGCCCGGCTGATGCACTCGGTGCAGCGGCTGCAGCAGGACATGCGCAAGACGAGCGCCACGCTGGCCATCATGTACCGGCGGGACGTATGCTTTTCGCAGGCGTTGACGGCGCTCGTGTCGGCCCTCATGGCAAAGCTGTGGGGCCAGAACGTGACGGAGAACTTCATCAGCTTGCTGGTGCACCTCGGACCGCTCGCCTGCTTCGAGGGCCTGCTGTCGCTGTACGGCAACGAGACGGACATGTGGGGCGACATGAGCGTCGCCGTCGAGGATCTGGCGACGGTCGGGTTTACGCTCGTGCGCAGCAACCTCCACCGGGACACGAAGGCGGTACCGGTGCCTCGCGTCACCGGTTCCCGCCAGGCGCTCCGCGTCCTCCTGCCCGTCCCGGAGTCCGTCTTCTGCCATCTGCCGACGAAGGAAGCGGTCAGCTTCCGCGTCACACCCGTCTTTCTCAACGTCGGCATCAACGAGAAGGCGACGGTGGCGGAGACGCTCGGCTACACGCGCGAGCAGCAGCGCTCCAACTGGGACAACTACGACCGGCTGAAGCAGTACCACAGCCGCTACCGCAAGGTGCCGTTCAACTTCGTCAATCCGCTCTGCTCCGCCAGCCAGGACACGCCGACCAAGGTGGGCGCCTACACGGCCCAGCAGAAGGAGCTGCTCGTGCCGGAGCAGACGGTCGCCAAGTTCCTGGCCGACCTCGAGACGGAGCTGCGCTCGAGCACCACCAAGAACTACCGCGTGCTGCAGTTGGGCGAGGACATCACGCGGGCCCTCCAGGGGCTCCGGTTTACCTCGTGCAAGAGCGCCAAGGATCGTACGTCGATGGCGGTCACGCTCGAGCAGTGCCGCGTGCTGCAGCAGGAGTTCCACCTGTCCGCTGCCAACCTACAGAACGTGCTCGATACGATGCGAAG CGAAGGGACCCGCTCGGACAACACGCTGAAGAACGTCGGGCTGCGGAAGTACGCGTTCAATCTGCCCCAAGTCCTGTCGCTGCCCTCCGTCTACCGCCCACCGGCCGGAGCCTACGGGAAGGCACAATCCTAG